The following are from one region of the Hippocampus zosterae strain Florida chromosome 9, ASM2543408v3, whole genome shotgun sequence genome:
- the tafa4b gene encoding chemokine-like protein TAFA-4b has product MELSVWPLRLAYLVALAMLCVGPVAAGDRDHRGSTVSYQVKQGTCEVVAVHRCCNKKKIEERSQTVKCSCFPGQVAGTTAARPSCVEASIVAQKWWCQMQPCMAGEDCKVLPDLTGWSCSTGNKVKTTKVTR; this is encoded by the exons ATGGAACTGTCGGTGTGGCCTTTGCGGTTGGCCTACCTGGTGGCCTTGGCCATGCTGTGCGTTGGCCCCGTGGCCGCCGGCGACCGCGACCATCGAGGATCGACAG TCTCCTACCAGGTGAAGCAGGGGACATGCGAGGTCGTGGCTGTCCATCGCTGCTGCAATAAGAAGAAGATCGAGGAGCGCTCCCAAACCGTCAAGTGTTCCTGCTTCCCAGGCCAAGTCGCCGGCACCACCGCAGCTCGTCCCTCGTGTGTGGAAG CCTCCATCGTGGCCCAGAAGTGGTGGTGCCAGATGCAGCCGTGCATGGCTGGAGAAGACTGTAAAGTCTTACCCGACTTGACCGGCTGGTCCTGCAGCACCGGCAATAAAGTCAAAACCACAAAG GTCACACGATAA
- the eogt gene encoding LOW QUALITY PROTEIN: EGF domain-specific O-linked N-acetylglucosamine transferase (The sequence of the model RefSeq protein was modified relative to this genomic sequence to represent the inferred CDS: deleted 2 bases in 1 codon), translating into MATTGESDAFLRRKLSCAYSNGGFASLFLAQVSAAHMRPRVIVAALLSAAAAAAALASENRDRQPPPAAGFNYSSISVPPEHIPYFLYNNKEIAEQCRLDPLCPFHHFALLNLSSCWGYEKNCHPENRFSYPDCDQPDSGWVDSVEAARDLFWKQADFGYVKERRSELQTLCEAIKPGDSSLRCTSHARFCQATGLYLDLRKPRRGHERYQEDFIQKGEIGGHCRLNERALAAAGQHKSPLQSWYAELQSYTELDFHPFRSKSCDVVIEKPTVFMKLDAGVNMYHHFCDFVNLYISQHVNNSFSSDINIIMWDTSFHEYGDLFGETWKAFSQWDVVHLKTYDSKRVCFKDAFFSLLPRMRYGLFYNTPLVSRCSSQGMFRAFSQHVLHRLNVLRRRAAAGRVRVTLLARSTEYRRIINQNELVNALKTVPRLEVSVLDYKYKQVSFAEQLRITHNSDVFIGIHGAGLTHLLFLPDWAVVLELYNCRDEGCYRDLARLRGVRYMTWQREDKVFPQDKGHHPTLGDHPKFTNYSFDVEEFVRLVLEAVLHVTRHPKWRRWSLRDEL; encoded by the exons ATGGCGACCACCGGCGAAAGCGACGCTTTCCTTCGGCGAAAATTAAGTTGCGCGTACAG CAACGGTGGCtttgcttctctttttttggcC CAGGTTTCAGCAGCCCACATGCGCCCCCGCGTGATTGTCGCCGCGCTGctctcggcggcggcggcggcggctgcacTCGCCAGCGAGAACCGCGACCGCCagccgccgcccgccgccggATTCAACTACAGCAGCATTTCCGTGCCGCCGGAGCACATCCCCTACTTCTTGTACAACAACAAGGAGATCGCCGAGCAGTGCAGGCTTGACCCCCTCTGCCCCTTTCAC CATTTTGCCCTGCTGAATTTGTCTTCCTGTTGGGGTTATGAGAAGAACTGCCATCCAGAGAACCGCTTCAGCTACCCCGATTGCGACCAGCCGGACTCCGGATG GGTGGATTCCGTGGAGGCGGCCCGGGATCTTTTCTGGAAGCAGGCCGATTTTGGCTACGTCAAGGAACGTCGCTCCGAGCTCCAAACGCTTTGCGAGGCCATCAAGCCT GGGGACTCTTCTTTGAGATGCACGAGCCATGCAAGATTCTGTCAAGCAACCGGCCTTTACCTGGACTTGCGGAAACCGCGCAGAGGTCATGAAAG GTACCAGGAGGACTTCATTCAGAAAGGTGAGATCGGCGGTCACTGCCGACTCAACGAGCGAGCGCTGGCTGCGGCGGGACAGCACAAAAGCCCCTTGCAGTCTTG GTATGCCGAGCTGCAAAGCTACACCGAGCTGGACTTTCATCCCTTTCGCTCCAAATCCTGTGACGTGGTCATCGAAAAACCCACCGTCTTCATGAAACTGGATGCCG GGGTGAACATGTACCATCATTTCTGTGACTTTGTCAACCTCTACATCTCCCAGCACGTCAACAACTCCTTCAGCTCtgacatcaacatcatcatGTGGGACACA AGTTTTCACGAATACGGAGATTTGTTCGGTGAAACATGGAAGGCCTTCTCGCAATGGGATGTCGTTCACCTCAAGACCTACGATTCCAAGAGA GTCTGCTTCAAAGACGCCTTCTTCTCCCTTCTCCCGAGAATGAGATACGGTCTCTTTTACAACACACCGCTC GTCTCCCGTTGCTCCAGCCAAGGGATGTTTCGGGCCTTCTCCCAGCACGTCCTCCATCGTCTCAACGTGCTGCGGCGCCGAGCCGCG gcggGACGCGTTCGCGTTACCTTGCTGGCACGCAGTACAGAATACCGAAGAATAATCAACCAGAATGAG CTGGTAAACGCCCTAAAAACGGTGCCGCGGCTGGAGGTCAGCGTGCTCGACTACAAGTACAA GCAGGTTTCGTTCGCGGAGCAACTGAGGATCACCCACAACTCGGACGTCTTCATCGGAATTCACGGGGCGGGGCTGACGCATCTCCTCTTCCTACCCGACTGGGCTGTGGTCTTGGAGCT GTATAATTGCCGGGATGAGGGTTGCTATCGAGATTTGGCGCGGCTGCGGGGCGTTCGCTACATGACTTGGCAGAGAGAGGACAAAGTGTTCCCCCAGGACAAG ggtcACCACCCGACTCTCGGAGACCATCCCAAGTTCACCAACTACTCCTTTGACGTGGAGGAATTTGTGCGCCTGGTGCTGGAGGCGGTGCTTCACGTCACGCGGCATCCCAAATGGCGGCGTTGGAGCCTGCGCGATGAACTCTAG